CCCGCACCATCCGCTGCGCCTGGAGTCGCTGCGCCCGTGGCACGGCGTCACCGACCTCGTCGATCACACTTCCGCGATCGCGCCACGGCTCGAAGACCTTCCAGGCCTCGGAGAACTCCATGAGCGCGGCCCAGCGTTCGGTGCCGCTGGTGACATGCTCGAGCCGGGCCAGCGCTGCGGCGCCCCGCTCGATCTCGATGAAGTTCGTGCGAACCAGCTCGTCGAACGCCTCGATTCGGCGCGTCACGATCGAATCGACGGCCTGCCGCGCCGACTCACTCAGATCGAGGGCCCGCAGCGCCGCAGCTTCCGGCTCACCCTCAACCGGCACGATGCGGCCCTCGAAGGTCCGATTGACCAGGGACGCGCGACCCATCGGACGCGGCGCCGCGGTCGGGGGTTGATGCGCTCCGACGCTCGGGCCCCGCAGGATCCCGGCATCGTCGGCGATGATCGGGTCGGGCTTCGCCTCGGCGGGCGACTTCTCCTGCGCCGCACCTTCCGTGTCAGGCGGAATCGGACCACCCGCCTCCTGATCGAATCTCGAAAGAGATGCGGCGAGGGTCACGCTGATGACGATGAGCAGGGAGTTCATGTCACCCTCTATTGGACATCCGAACGGCGGGACTGCAAGATCCGGGGCGAACATGGCCGATCCGCCGCCGTCCTCGTGGGCCCTGGCGCCATCCAGCCGCCCCTCGGCCGGGCGGCATATCCCGGCCCTCGATGGTCTCCGGGGCATGGCCATCCTGCTGGTGATGCTCCATCACCAGACGCTCATCTGGCTCTCGCCGGACAAGGCCGACCGGGTCTTCGCCTGGTGCGTTGACTTCGGCTGGAGCGGGGTGGATCTCTTCTTCGTGCTCTCCGGGTTCCTGATTACGGGCATCCTGCTCGATGCGAAGGGGGACCCTCACCGTGCCAGGAACTTCTACGCGCGCCGCACGCTGCGCATCTTCCCGCTCTATTACGCGGTGATCGTCGCCTCGCTCGTCCTGCTGCCGTGGATCGCGTCCATGTCCGGCTCCGAGGTGATCCGTGAGAAGCTCGATCGCTTTGGTCGCATCGAGGGATCGGAGATCTGGTACTGGCTCTATCTCTCGAACTTCCCGATCGCCTGGCATGGCGACTTCCAGCATGGCATTCTCGGCATCAGTTGGTCGCTCGCGATTGAGGAGCAGTTCTATCTCGTCTGGCCGCTCCTCGTCTGGACCTTGAGCGCGAGGGCGCTCGGGCGCGTCTGCATCGCTCTCATCATCGCCGCATTCCTGGTGCGGCTCGGCATGGTGCTGGGGGGCGCTCACTTCATCGCGGTGTATGTGCTCACGCCCGCGCGCATGGATGTGCTGGCGATCGGAGCCCTGCTCGCGCTTGCGGCGCGCGGCGAGGGCGGACTGTCGAGGTTCCGTCGACCGGCCGCGTGGATTGCACCGGTAGCGCTCGTCGTGATCGTGGCGATTGCGATCATCGATGAAGTGACAGGGCTCAATGTCGGCACCGGCATGGAGTTCCCAACTCCGCAGTCGGGACGATTGATGGGGG
This region of Phycisphaeraceae bacterium genomic DNA includes:
- a CDS encoding acyltransferase, whose protein sequence is MAILLVMLHHQTLIWLSPDKADRVFAWCVDFGWSGVDLFFVLSGFLITGILLDAKGDPHRARNFYARRTLRIFPLYYAVIVASLVLLPWIASMSGSEVIREKLDRFGRIEGSEIWYWLYLSNFPIAWHGDFQHGILGISWSLAIEEQFYLVWPLLVWTLSARALGRVCIALIIAAFLVRLGMVLGGAHFIAVYVLTPARMDVLAIGALLALAARGEGGLSRFRRPAAWIAPVALVVIVAIAIIDEVTGLNVGTGMEFPTPQSGRLMGVIGFGLTGVLYGACLVRGVTSPAGSALARLLTSRFLVIFGKYSYALYFFHVPVRAVVRDLVYGPPDKSALITFPTVMGSLIPAQLIFYVVATIPTLILAWLSWHLYEKHFLKLKRFFEAKRSRSGERDAAPAS